The following are from one region of the Halodesulfurarchaeum sp. HSR-GB genome:
- a CDS encoding multiprotein-bridging factor 1 family protein has protein sequence MAKYSTGGTDGGGDGGTCELCGTATDDLHTVTVEGATLSVCSDCASLGETTGGPAADTPNESGSETERRKRAAQHTAQAFDAATGDSTHWEEEGTNYEGDRLPYLVADYGERVLRARQEAGYQREELAESMDIDENDLLAVEQGRATSASVGGSLIRALEAELDVELIEE, from the coding sequence ATGGCGAAGTATTCCACCGGCGGCACCGACGGCGGTGGCGACGGCGGGACCTGTGAGCTCTGCGGGACCGCCACCGACGACCTGCATACGGTGACCGTCGAGGGCGCGACACTGTCTGTCTGTTCGGACTGTGCCTCACTCGGCGAAACAACGGGCGGTCCGGCGGCGGACACTCCAAACGAGTCAGGATCGGAGACCGAACGGCGCAAGCGGGCCGCCCAGCATACCGCCCAGGCCTTCGACGCGGCCACGGGGGATTCGACCCACTGGGAAGAGGAGGGCACGAACTACGAGGGCGATCGGCTCCCCTACCTCGTCGCCGACTACGGCGAGCGGGTCCTCAGGGCCCGCCAGGAGGCCGGCTATCAGCGCGAGGAACTCGCCGAGTCCATGGACATCGACGAGAACGACCTGCTCGCCGTCGAACAGGGCCGGGCGACATCGGCGTCAGTCGGTGGCTCGCTGATCCGGGCCCTCGAAGCGGAACTCGACGTCGAGTTGATCGAGGAGTAG
- a CDS encoding alanine--tRNA ligase-related protein, whose product MAASRGPTEPEVRAFESTVESIDGTEVVLEETWFYPEGGGQPADRGAIEGVPVLDVQSVDEQVVHTLERAPDFEVGDTIGAVIDDEFRTYAMRAHTASHVLYGAGRQVFADIGYGGFGITDQKVRVDFETSTEIDDDTLVELERLTNRAIWDSREVTWEELPREEALELDDIAFNTATEEGVMADADTVRVVTVEDWDVGACGGTHVSNTREIGPVSVLERSNPGEGLTRVEFAVGPSAVEERAAEHQAALQAANEIGTNITSLPQAVTRLQSEVESLESEVEDLTDTVLTAELRDLDAVGDWQVGVIDDHEANAVGERVQELAGEVAPVLAATGGNGRPFVVVGTDGTADAAEIVDAVTEEFGGGGGGGPTFAQGGGLDADAADVKAFLVERAETGK is encoded by the coding sequence ATGGCAGCCTCACGCGGGCCAACGGAGCCCGAAGTCAGAGCGTTCGAATCGACCGTCGAGTCGATCGACGGGACGGAGGTCGTCCTCGAGGAGACCTGGTTCTACCCCGAAGGCGGCGGACAGCCCGCCGATCGCGGCGCCATCGAGGGCGTGCCGGTCCTCGACGTCCAGTCCGTCGACGAGCAGGTCGTCCATACCCTCGAACGGGCCCCGGACTTCGAGGTCGGGGACACGATCGGCGCGGTCATCGATGATGAGTTCCGGACCTACGCGATGCGGGCCCACACCGCCAGTCACGTGCTTTACGGTGCGGGCCGGCAGGTCTTCGCCGACATCGGCTACGGCGGCTTTGGAATCACCGACCAGAAGGTCCGGGTCGACTTCGAGACGTCGACGGAGATCGACGATGACACGCTCGTCGAACTGGAGCGACTGACCAACCGCGCGATCTGGGACTCCCGGGAGGTTACCTGGGAGGAACTCCCGCGCGAGGAGGCCCTGGAGCTGGACGACATCGCCTTCAACACCGCGACGGAGGAGGGAGTGATGGCCGACGCGGACACCGTCCGGGTCGTGACCGTCGAGGACTGGGACGTGGGTGCCTGCGGGGGAACCCACGTCTCGAACACGCGGGAGATCGGCCCGGTTTCGGTGCTGGAACGCTCGAATCCGGGCGAGGGGCTCACCCGTGTGGAGTTCGCCGTCGGCCCAAGCGCCGTCGAAGAGCGGGCCGCGGAGCATCAGGCCGCGCTGCAGGCCGCAAACGAGATCGGGACGAACATTACCTCGCTGCCACAGGCCGTCACGCGACTCCAGTCCGAGGTCGAGTCCCTGGAATCGGAGGTCGAGGACCTCACCGACACGGTCCTCACCGCGGAGTTGCGGGACCTCGATGCGGTCGGCGACTGGCAGGTGGGCGTGATCGACGACCACGAGGCGAACGCGGTCGGGGAACGTGTTCAGGAACTCGCCGGGGAGGTCGCCCCCGTGCTGGCCGCGACGGGCGGGAACGGCCGACCCTTCGTCGTGGTCGGGACCGACGGGACGGCGGACGCCGCCGAAATCGTCGACGCCGTGACCGAGGAGTTCGGCGGCGGAGGCGGCGGCGGCCCAACCTTCGCACAGGGTGGTGGCCTCGACGCCGACGCCGCGGACGTGAAGGCCTTTCTCGTCGAACGAGCCGAAACGGGCAAGTAG
- the panB gene encoding 3-methyl-2-oxobutanoate hydroxymethyltransferase: MSGIAAINKDTGDAPITMLTAADAPTAKIIEESGIDVILVGDSLGNTLLGYDSTIPVTQDEMESHTAAVVRGTETVPVVADVPFLSYGADRAESIRNCGRFIKEAGADAVKLESGPHTVSLTDRLTDMGIPVMAHVGTRPQHERQTGGLGQTGGSESEADAIVSLAEAHESAGAFAVVVEHVPDEVGQTVTEALSVPTIGIGAGPATDGQVLVLADVLGLSESVPPFAEQFGDVRREMRAAIEGYQDAVTRGAFPRE; encoded by the coding sequence ATGAGCGGCATCGCGGCGATCAACAAGGACACCGGGGACGCGCCGATCACGATGCTCACGGCCGCGGACGCCCCGACGGCCAAGATCATCGAGGAGAGCGGCATCGACGTCATTCTGGTCGGTGACAGTCTCGGCAACACCCTCCTGGGCTATGACTCGACGATCCCGGTGACACAGGACGAGATGGAGAGTCACACCGCCGCCGTCGTCCGGGGAACTGAAACTGTGCCCGTCGTCGCCGACGTTCCCTTCCTCTCCTACGGGGCTGATCGGGCCGAGAGCATCCGGAACTGCGGCCGGTTCATCAAGGAAGCGGGCGCCGATGCCGTCAAACTGGAGAGTGGCCCCCACACCGTCTCGCTCACGGACCGACTGACGGACATGGGCATCCCGGTGATGGCCCACGTCGGAACCCGACCACAGCACGAGAGACAGACGGGTGGGCTCGGCCAGACAGGGGGAAGCGAGTCCGAAGCGGACGCCATCGTCTCGCTCGCCGAAGCCCACGAGTCGGCGGGCGCGTTCGCCGTGGTCGTCGAGCACGTTCCGGACGAGGTCGGGCAAACCGTCACCGAGGCGCTCTCGGTCCCCACGATTGGCATCGGGGCCGGCCCGGCCACTGACGGCCAGGTGCTGGTGCTCGCCGACGTGCTGGGACTCTCCGAGTCGGTGCCACCCTTCGCCGAGCAGTTCGGGGACGTCAGGCGCGAGATGCGGGCCGCGATCGAGGGCTACCAGGACGCAGTGACTCGCGGAGCCTTTCCCCGCGAGTGA
- a CDS encoding Hsp20/alpha crystallin family protein: protein MERNAQVRSDVPVRRYQTEGGARIVADLGATVADASVEVLGDVALVVVERADGEDRQFEIDLPTGSLADTFIRNGILTIEVNEA, encoded by the coding sequence ATGGAGAGAAATGCGCAGGTTCGGTCGGACGTACCGGTGCGGCGATACCAGACCGAAGGCGGGGCACGGATCGTCGCCGACCTCGGGGCGACGGTGGCCGACGCGAGCGTCGAGGTCCTCGGAGACGTGGCGCTCGTGGTCGTCGAACGGGCCGATGGGGAGGATCGGCAGTTCGAGATCGACCTGCCGACGGGTAGCCTCGCGGATACGTTTATCAGGAACGGCATCCTCACTATCGAGGTGAACGAGGCATGA
- a CDS encoding CDC48 family AAA ATPase, with protein MSDTLKLVVKPLKQKDAGRGLAAIDRRAMEELDLENGDYILIEGPNQGRAVARVWPGYPEDEGKNIVRIDGRLRQEANVGIDDRVEITKADIKPATSVTIALPQNLRIRGNVEPMLREKLSGRPVTTGQTVPVSLGFGGIASVSGQQIPLKIADTNPEGTVVVTDSTEIHVSERPAEEITAETETVDTQTPSITYEDIGGLDDELEQVREMIELPMRHPELFQQLGIEPPKGVLLHGPPGTGKTLIAKAVASEIDAHFQTISGPEIMSKYYGESEEQLREVFEEAEEKAPAVIFIDELDSIAPKRDETAGDVERRVVAQLLSLMDGLEERGDVVVIAASNRVDAIDPALRRGGRFDREIEIGVPDRDGRTEILQVHTRGMPLADSVDIDEYAENTHGYVGADIEQLAKEAAMNALRRIRPQIDLEADEIDAEILEELTVTDRDFTEAMKGITPSGLREVFIEVPDVTWEQVGGLEETKERLRETVQWPLEFPEVFEQMDLDSPRGILLYGPPGTGKTLLAKAVASEAKNNFISVKGPELLNKYVGESEKGIREIFQKARQNAPTVIFFDEIDAIAGQRGRQMGDSGVGERVVSQLLSELDGIESLEDVVVIATTNRPDLIDDALLRPGRLDRHIHVPIPDEAARRAIFEVHTENKPLADSVDLDELARRTENYVGADIEAVCREATMQATREFLNSVDPEEATQGAANVRVTAEHFEHALEEVSPSIDDEIKRRYEELEERFTKARAESEAGVDDQFGRSFQ; from the coding sequence ATGAGCGACACGCTCAAACTGGTTGTCAAGCCCCTCAAGCAGAAGGACGCGGGGCGGGGACTGGCAGCCATCGACCGGCGAGCGATGGAGGAACTGGACTTGGAGAACGGCGATTACATCCTCATCGAGGGGCCGAACCAGGGGCGGGCCGTCGCCCGCGTCTGGCCCGGCTATCCCGAGGACGAGGGCAAGAACATCGTCCGGATCGACGGTCGCCTCCGCCAGGAGGCCAACGTCGGCATCGACGACCGCGTGGAGATCACGAAAGCCGACATCAAGCCAGCCACATCCGTGACGATCGCCCTGCCGCAGAACCTCCGGATTCGTGGCAACGTCGAGCCGATGCTCCGGGAGAAACTCTCCGGCCGCCCCGTCACCACCGGACAGACGGTCCCGGTCTCGCTCGGCTTCGGTGGCATCGCCAGCGTCTCGGGCCAGCAGATCCCGCTCAAGATCGCGGACACCAACCCCGAGGGGACCGTCGTCGTCACCGACTCGACGGAGATCCACGTGAGCGAGCGCCCCGCAGAGGAGATCACCGCCGAGACCGAGACCGTCGACACCCAGACCCCCAGCATTACCTACGAGGACATCGGCGGCCTGGACGACGAACTCGAACAGGTCCGGGAGATGATCGAGTTGCCGATGCGCCACCCCGAGCTCTTCCAGCAGCTCGGCATCGAGCCGCCCAAAGGCGTGCTCCTCCACGGGCCGCCCGGCACGGGCAAGACCCTGATCGCGAAGGCCGTCGCCAGCGAGATCGACGCGCACTTCCAGACGATCTCCGGGCCGGAGATCATGTCCAAATACTACGGGGAGTCCGAGGAACAGCTCCGGGAGGTCTTCGAGGAGGCCGAGGAGAAGGCCCCCGCAGTCATCTTCATCGACGAACTGGACTCCATCGCGCCGAAACGCGACGAAACGGCCGGCGACGTCGAGCGACGGGTCGTCGCCCAGTTGCTCTCCCTGATGGACGGGCTCGAAGAGCGTGGCGACGTGGTCGTCATCGCTGCCTCGAACCGCGTGGACGCGATCGATCCCGCGCTCCGTCGTGGCGGTCGCTTCGACCGGGAGATCGAGATCGGCGTCCCGGATCGGGACGGCCGTACCGAGATCCTCCAGGTCCACACCCGCGGAATGCCACTGGCCGACAGCGTGGACATCGACGAGTACGCGGAGAACACCCACGGCTACGTGGGCGCGGACATCGAGCAACTGGCCAAAGAGGCCGCGATGAACGCCCTGCGGCGCATCCGTCCCCAGATCGATCTGGAGGCCGACGAGATCGACGCCGAGATCCTGGAGGAACTCACGGTCACGGACCGTGACTTCACCGAGGCCATGAAGGGCATCACGCCCTCCGGGCTTCGGGAGGTCTTCATCGAGGTCCCCGACGTGACCTGGGAACAGGTCGGTGGCCTCGAAGAGACCAAAGAGCGCCTGCGCGAGACCGTCCAGTGGCCCCTGGAGTTCCCCGAGGTCTTCGAGCAGATGGACCTCGATTCGCCGCGTGGAATCCTCCTGTATGGCCCGCCCGGAACGGGGAAGACCCTCCTCGCGAAAGCCGTCGCCAGCGAGGCCAAGAACAACTTCATCTCGGTGAAAGGCCCCGAACTGCTGAACAAGTACGTGGGCGAATCCGAGAAGGGGATCCGGGAGATCTTCCAGAAGGCCCGGCAGAACGCACCGACCGTGATCTTCTTCGACGAGATCGACGCCATCGCGGGCCAGCGCGGCCGGCAGATGGGCGATTCGGGCGTGGGCGAACGCGTGGTCTCCCAACTGCTGAGTGAACTCGACGGCATCGAGTCCCTGGAGGACGTGGTCGTGATCGCGACGACGAACCGTCCGGACCTGATCGACGACGCCCTGCTCCGTCCCGGCCGGCTGGACCGGCACATCCACGTGCCGATCCCCGACGAGGCGGCCCGCCGGGCCATCTTCGAGGTCCACACGGAGAACAAACCCCTGGCCGACAGCGTCGATCTGGACGAGTTGGCCCGTCGCACCGAGAACTACGTCGGTGCGGACATCGAGGCGGTCTGCCGCGAGGCGACCATGCAGGCCACCCGGGAGTTCCTCAACAGCGTCGATCCCGAAGAGGCCACCCAGGGCGCGGCCAACGTTCGTGTGACCGCCGAGCACTTCGAGCACGCACTCGAAGAAGTCTCACCCTCGATCGACGACGAGATCAAGCGCCGCTACGAGGAACTCGAAGAACGGTTCACGAAGGCCCGGGCCGAATCCGAAGCCGGGGTCGACGACCAGTTCGGCCGGAGCTTCCAGTAA
- the priS gene encoding DNA primase small subunit PriS, producing MEERTRSYLRGRFRDFYRREPPADPPDVTAREWGYIPWESGPGTTMVRHRSVHDLGSLDSFLVRERPRHVYFSAGHYADPSARTMDEKGWQGSDLVFDLDADHLPSVDPGTDTYAEMLEACKGALMRLLDLLETDFGFEDLTITFSGGRGYHVHVRDQSVRNLDREQRREVVEYVRGSGLSLESLLTEEPVSGRGRKTPANRRSIPTAGGWGRRVVEHIQELTDQLLALEEPDAIDRLTEFDGIGEKNATAVLSVLQENTAAVEAGNVDVHPAFLPVARAMVEETVRAESSPIDEPVTTDTHRLIRLPGSLHGGTGLKVVPIERAAVPDFDPLSDAVPEPFRGHEITVEVTEATTVTFDGESLSVSPGNETVPEYAGIFLMTRGQAEKPTE from the coding sequence ATGGAGGAGCGCACGCGGTCCTATCTCCGGGGTCGGTTCCGGGATTTCTACCGCCGGGAGCCCCCGGCTGACCCACCGGACGTGACCGCCCGCGAGTGGGGGTACATCCCCTGGGAGTCCGGGCCCGGGACGACCATGGTCCGACACCGATCGGTGCACGACCTGGGCTCGCTGGACTCGTTTCTGGTCCGCGAGCGACCCCGACACGTCTACTTCTCGGCCGGCCACTACGCGGACCCGAGCGCGCGAACGATGGACGAGAAGGGCTGGCAGGGCTCGGATCTGGTCTTCGACCTGGACGCCGATCACCTGCCGAGTGTCGATCCCGGCACGGATACCTACGCGGAGATGCTCGAGGCCTGTAAAGGGGCACTGATGCGGCTCTTGGATCTCCTGGAGACCGATTTCGGGTTCGAAGACCTGACGATCACGTTCTCCGGCGGGCGCGGCTATCACGTCCACGTCCGGGACCAGTCGGTTCGGAACCTGGATCGCGAGCAGCGCCGGGAGGTCGTGGAGTACGTCCGGGGCAGCGGGCTCTCCCTGGAATCACTGCTGACCGAGGAGCCGGTCAGTGGCCGGGGGCGAAAGACCCCGGCGAACAGGCGGTCGATCCCCACGGCGGGTGGCTGGGGTCGCCGCGTGGTGGAGCACATCCAGGAACTCACAGATCAACTGCTGGCACTCGAGGAACCAGACGCGATCGATCGGCTAACCGAGTTCGACGGGATCGGCGAGAAGAACGCCACGGCGGTCCTCTCGGTTCTCCAGGAGAACACGGCGGCCGTGGAGGCGGGCAACGTCGACGTGCATCCGGCGTTCCTGCCGGTCGCCCGGGCGATGGTCGAGGAGACTGTCCGGGCGGAATCCTCGCCGATCGACGAACCGGTCACGACCGACACACATCGACTGATTCGACTCCCCGGATCCCTCCACGGTGGGACTGGGCTCAAGGTCGTTCCCATCGAGCGGGCGGCCGTCCCCGATTTCGACCCACTTAGCGACGCCGTGCCAGAACCCTTCCGCGGGCACGAGATAACAGTGGAGGTCACCGAGGCGACGACGGTCACCTTCGACGGGGAAAGCCTTAGTGTGAGCCCGGGCAACGAGACAGTACCCGAGTACGCGGGCATCTTCCTCATGACCCGCGGCCAGGCCGAGAAGCCCACAGAATAA
- a CDS encoding N-acetyltransferase has translation MSVTLERRVVPPGEDDYLQAAWELKEAIREEEGLLKQRWGFFADAYRKATVHAFFDGETLAGFAAARGDGYILFLGIDPDYRGRGLGERLIAAIAEDATGVSCHARVSNRNALEFYEHLGFERVRRIQDYYEDGVDAYYLRLGDSDRLLERLTELFGR, from the coding sequence GTGAGCGTGACGCTGGAACGGCGGGTCGTCCCGCCAGGGGAGGATGACTACCTCCAGGCGGCCTGGGAGCTCAAGGAGGCCATCCGCGAGGAGGAGGGGCTCCTCAAACAGCGGTGGGGCTTTTTCGCGGATGCCTACCGGAAGGCGACCGTGCACGCGTTTTTCGACGGCGAGACCCTGGCCGGTTTCGCCGCGGCCCGTGGGGACGGCTACATCCTGTTTCTGGGTATCGACCCGGACTACCGTGGTCGGGGGCTGGGCGAACGACTCATCGCGGCCATCGCCGAGGACGCGACGGGCGTGTCCTGTCACGCGCGGGTGTCGAATCGAAACGCCCTGGAGTTCTACGAGCATCTGGGCTTCGAGCGGGTGCGGCGGATCCAGGACTACTACGAGGACGGGGTCGACGCGTACTACCTCCGACTTGGGGACAGCGATCGACTCCTCGAACGGCTGACCGAACTGTTCGGTCGGTGA
- a CDS encoding archease, with amino-acid sequence MGMDSHAGDGQPASGEFELRSHTADVAVEATGDSISAVFGATAEGLAAAHVDTLPEDGGSTHEFSVTAESQTALLFDYLDRLIYLRDVENVLPVDNEARVTEANGEWQVEARFRGVPLESITAREVKAATYSEMDLSQQHGRWHAYVVLDV; translated from the coding sequence ATGGGGATGGACAGTCACGCAGGGGACGGGCAGCCGGCGTCGGGCGAGTTCGAACTGCGATCACACACCGCCGACGTGGCCGTGGAAGCGACCGGAGACAGCATCTCCGCGGTTTTCGGGGCCACCGCAGAGGGACTGGCAGCGGCCCACGTCGATACCCTGCCCGAAGACGGCGGCTCGACACACGAGTTTTCGGTAACCGCCGAGAGCCAGACCGCACTGCTCTTTGACTACCTCGACCGGCTGATCTACCTGCGGGATGTCGAGAACGTGTTGCCAGTCGACAACGAGGCCAGGGTTACGGAAGCAAACGGCGAGTGGCAGGTTGAGGCGCGGTTCCGGGGAGTCCCACTTGAGTCGATCACTGCCAGGGAGGTGAAAGCGGCCACGTACTCCGAAATGGACCTCAGTCAGCAACACGGCCGGTGGCACGCCTACGTGGTCCTGGACGTTTGA
- a CDS encoding RtcB family protein, with the protein MGYDINCLAGDSEVVLSFGRRRQIESLATDFAAENARVIGDRPIDSSIQLFTTDEKPVRKVTTETGDRIEASPDHPFKTPNGMVTVEELQEGDTVSVHPFEGLPDETPPAKTVLTAEDFADEDPQLVRALEKRDLLPLRTDDDAFNHLLKLLGFHTGDGSFSGSQTWFYGDPTDLESIQDDIEALGFTPSKIYERERTHTIDGESFERTEYSVRATASSVAALLKRLGAPEGRKVESAFGVPAFLDQLADWQQALYLSAFFGAEMSRPDTASATNFYAPTVSHNRLERVESAGKDFLADLKSLLADLGIETNEIETVERTERAGTTSVRFRFGVSSTPDNLIRFFTRVGYRYNEAKQKRGLQAAQYLKAKERHIQSRASIANEAATLADGGESIGSIEDRFDAVNRRFLERSIYDQREGRPRPAADFPDFETFADRHPVAEDMTIPVEIASITSAGTKPVYDIGVEHDAHNFVANGFVVSNCGVRMIRTNLTREDLAGKEEQLVDALFEAVPSGLGAGGVIQGTTSTIESILDRGMQWALDEGYAVESDLEHCEDNGFREEADPSMVSEEAKNRGRKQIGSLGSGNHFLEVQEVTDVYEEAVADAFGLEPNQLVVLIHCGSRGLGHQVCTDYLRKIEKRHGDLLESLPDRELAAAPAGSELAAEYYGAMNAAINFAWVNRQLITYQTRQTFAEVFDRDWQDMGMELLYDVAHNIAKKEIHEIDGEDKELYVHRKGATRAFPAGHPDVPEQYRDVGQPVIIPGSMGAGSYVLRGGEHSMERSFGSTAHGAGRLMSRTQAKQEFWGEDVQEELESRDHIYVRAQSGATIAEEAPGVYKDIDEVIRVSKELGIGDPVARTFPVLNIKG; encoded by the coding sequence GTGGGCTACGACATCAACTGCCTCGCCGGGGACAGCGAGGTCGTCCTCTCGTTCGGCCGCCGTCGGCAAATCGAGTCCCTGGCGACGGATTTTGCCGCCGAGAACGCACGGGTCATCGGCGATCGACCCATCGATTCCTCGATTCAGCTGTTCACCACGGACGAAAAACCCGTTCGCAAGGTGACGACCGAGACTGGCGATCGGATCGAGGCCAGTCCCGATCACCCCTTCAAAACCCCGAACGGGATGGTCACCGTCGAGGAGTTGCAGGAAGGCGACACCGTTTCGGTGCATCCGTTCGAGGGATTGCCGGACGAAACCCCACCCGCAAAAACCGTGCTGACCGCCGAGGACTTCGCGGACGAGGATCCACAACTCGTCCGTGCCCTCGAAAAACGGGATCTGTTACCGCTCAGGACCGACGACGACGCCTTCAATCACCTCCTGAAACTGCTCGGGTTCCACACCGGGGACGGTTCATTCAGCGGTTCACAGACCTGGTTCTACGGGGACCCGACGGACCTCGAATCGATCCAGGACGACATCGAGGCACTCGGGTTCACCCCCTCGAAGATCTACGAGCGCGAGCGGACACACACGATCGACGGCGAATCCTTCGAGCGAACCGAGTACAGCGTCCGGGCAACGGCGAGTTCCGTTGCCGCGCTGCTCAAACGGCTCGGCGCTCCGGAGGGACGCAAGGTCGAGTCGGCCTTCGGGGTCCCTGCCTTCCTCGATCAGCTTGCAGATTGGCAGCAGGCACTCTACCTCTCGGCTTTTTTCGGGGCCGAGATGAGTCGTCCCGATACCGCCTCGGCCACGAACTTCTACGCGCCGACCGTCTCTCACAATCGACTGGAGCGTGTCGAATCGGCGGGGAAGGACTTCCTCGCCGACCTCAAGTCCCTGCTCGCCGATCTGGGGATCGAGACGAACGAGATCGAAACGGTCGAGCGCACCGAACGAGCGGGCACAACGAGTGTCCGGTTCCGATTCGGCGTTTCGAGTACACCGGACAACTTGATCCGGTTTTTCACGCGGGTAGGGTACCGGTACAACGAAGCAAAGCAAAAGCGAGGGCTCCAGGCGGCCCAGTACCTGAAGGCAAAGGAACGACACATCCAATCACGCGCGTCGATCGCAAACGAGGCGGCCACACTGGCCGACGGCGGCGAATCGATCGGATCGATCGAGGACCGTTTCGACGCGGTGAACAGACGGTTCCTGGAGCGGAGTATCTACGACCAACGCGAGGGCCGACCGCGGCCGGCCGCCGATTTCCCCGACTTCGAGACGTTCGCCGACCGCCATCCGGTCGCCGAGGACATGACCATCCCGGTCGAAATTGCGTCGATCACATCCGCCGGAACCAAGCCAGTCTACGACATCGGCGTCGAGCACGACGCTCACAACTTCGTCGCGAACGGGTTCGTGGTCTCGAACTGCGGCGTCAGAATGATCCGAACGAACCTGACCCGCGAGGACCTCGCCGGGAAGGAAGAACAACTCGTCGACGCCCTCTTCGAGGCAGTCCCGTCGGGCCTCGGCGCGGGTGGAGTGATCCAGGGGACGACGAGCACGATCGAGTCGATTCTCGACCGGGGCATGCAGTGGGCCCTCGATGAGGGGTATGCCGTCGAGTCGGATCTCGAACACTGCGAGGACAACGGCTTCCGCGAGGAAGCCGACCCGAGCATGGTCTCCGAAGAGGCCAAAAACCGGGGGCGCAAGCAGATCGGCAGCCTCGGGAGCGGGAACCACTTCCTCGAAGTGCAGGAGGTGACCGACGTCTACGAGGAAGCGGTCGCAGACGCGTTCGGACTCGAACCGAATCAGCTGGTCGTCCTCATCCACTGTGGGTCACGCGGGCTGGGCCACCAGGTGTGTACGGACTACCTCCGGAAGATCGAGAAGCGCCACGGCGACCTGCTCGAATCCCTTCCGGACCGCGAGTTGGCCGCCGCACCGGCCGGGAGCGAACTCGCCGCGGAGTACTACGGCGCGATGAACGCGGCGATCAACTTCGCGTGGGTCAATCGGCAGCTCATCACCTACCAGACCAGACAGACCTTCGCCGAGGTCTTCGACCGGGACTGGCAGGACATGGGGATGGAACTGCTCTACGACGTGGCCCACAACATCGCCAAGAAGGAGATCCACGAGATCGACGGCGAGGACAAAGAACTGTACGTCCACCGGAAGGGAGCCACGCGGGCCTTCCCCGCGGGCCACCCCGACGTTCCCGAGCAGTACCGCGACGTGGGCCAGCCCGTGATTATTCCGGGCTCGATGGGAGCCGGCAGCTACGTGCTCCGGGGCGGCGAGCACTCGATGGAGCGATCCTTCGGCTCGACGGCCCACGGCGCGGGCCGGCTGATGAGCCGAACCCAGGCCAAACAGGAGTTCTGGGGCGAGGACGTCCAGGAAGAACTCGAGAGCCGAGATCACATCTACGTCCGCGCCCAGAGCGGAGCCACGATCGCCGAGGAAGCCCCGGGAGTCTACAAGGATATCGACGAAGTGATTCGAGTCTCCAAAGAACTGGGGATCGGCGACCCGGTCGCCCGGACCTTCCCGGTGTTGAACATCAAGGGGTGA
- a CDS encoding translation initiation factor eIF-2B yields the protein MIDETAEEIRSMRTHSSSVVAANAAHALEELLDREYPSVEEYLRELEHNSSALRRANPSHASLVTTQREIIETVREADPDTVPAAKARTEGAIEAVVSTIETAKHRAAEATADRIEDGTTILTHDYSSTVLEALESAARDGKHLQVFVTEARPRHLGRKTARVLGEIDRIETTLIVDSAAGYYLSEIDEVIIGMDCIVEDELYNRVGTYPIAATAADRNVPVTVTGSSAKVVEEGFRFENDFRPPSEVIREPPEGFDVANPAYDATPIRLIDTVVTETGVTGL from the coding sequence ATGATCGATGAGACCGCCGAGGAGATCCGTTCGATGCGGACCCACAGCTCCTCGGTCGTCGCGGCCAATGCCGCCCACGCCCTCGAAGAACTGCTCGACCGGGAGTACCCGAGCGTCGAGGAGTACCTCCGCGAACTGGAACACAACAGTTCCGCGCTGCGCCGAGCCAACCCCTCACACGCCTCGCTGGTGACGACCCAGCGGGAGATCATCGAGACGGTCCGGGAGGCCGACCCGGACACCGTCCCCGCAGCCAAGGCCCGCACCGAAGGAGCCATCGAGGCGGTCGTCTCCACGATCGAGACGGCCAAACACCGGGCCGCCGAGGCCACGGCCGACCGGATCGAGGACGGCACGACCATCCTGACCCACGACTACTCCTCGACCGTGCTGGAGGCACTCGAATCCGCAGCCCGGGACGGGAAACACCTCCAGGTGTTTGTCACCGAGGCCAGGCCCCGGCACCTCGGGCGCAAGACCGCCCGCGTGCTGGGCGAGATCGACCGGATCGAGACGACACTGATCGTCGACAGCGCCGCGGGCTATTACCTCTCGGAGATCGACGAGGTCATCATCGGGATGGACTGCATCGTCGAGGACGAACTCTACAACCGCGTCGGCACCTACCCCATCGCCGCCACGGCGGCCGACCGGAACGTCCCCGTCACCGTCACCGGTTCGAGCGCGAAGGTCGTCGAGGAGGGCTTTCGCTTCGAGAACGACTTCCGACCGCCAAGCGAGGTCATCCGCGAACCACCGGAGGGGTTCGACGTGGCGAACCCGGCCTACGACGCGACGCCGATCCGGCTTATCGACACGGTGGTCACCGAAACTGGCGTCACCGGCCTGTGA